The Juglans microcarpa x Juglans regia isolate MS1-56 chromosome 8D, Jm3101_v1.0, whole genome shotgun sequence genomic sequence CTTTCTATGAAGATTGATCCCTTATCTGGTAACATAATCTTAAGCCTTTTTGCTTGGACTCCTTTTCTTCTGCAGCTGCTCAAAGTAGCTATTTATGCCTTCCAAGGAAGCATGTTGTTGCGTCGTGGCACTATTTTGAGCAAAAAGAGGAGTTAAATAGACCTTATTCTGGGAATATATTGCATAATAGAAATAGATTGTCTGTATGCGGGGTTGTAAGATCTCAACTCACTGGAACTGGAAACTCTGATGCTGGGTACCCATTGTCAGGTTTTTCCTTGAATCTTTTTCTGATATTATCCATCTTTATAATCAAGCTTACAAGCCTAGTCCTTTCGCTCTTAAAAATCTCTGAAGTGCAGACCTTAAGTTGGGCTCAAAAGTTAGAGGAATATGCTTTTATGCTGTCACTGCTTTCCACGCCATCTTTCTGTTTGTGCTGATGCTGTTGGCTCATCCATTTGTTCTCTTGTTTGACCGGCACCGAAgaagatttcatcatttcattgcCAAAACTTGGGCCACTTTAACTGTTGCTCCATTTGTCAAAATCAAGTATGAGGGATTGGAGAATCTGCCACCTCCTGATATTCCTGCAGTATATGTTTCCAACCACCAGAGCTTCCTCGACATCTATACTCTTCTCACTATTGGAGGAAGCTTTAAGTTCATCAGCAAGACTTCAATATTCCTCTATCCAATTATTGGGTGGGCCATGTTTCTGATGGGTGCTATCCCTCTGAAGCGCATGGACAGTAGAAGCCAGTTGGTagttcctttccttttctaGATTGTTTCTGATTGCAGTTGTTTTCATTTAGAATATCTAGGTTAGATGGAAATTCACCACAGCTACATTATAGTAAAttccttctccttttttttcccccatttcGCCTACATGAAGTTATTTTCTTACTCTCAGAGTGTAATTCTTAAACTCAGTTGGCTTTTCCTCATGTAGGAGTGTCTTAAGCGATGCATGAATCTTACAGTGAAAGGGGCCTCTGTGTTTTTCTTCCCCGAGGGAACACGGAGTAAAGATGGCAAACTAGGTGCTTTCAAGGTAAGTTCATATCAGGACTCTTGTCATCTGTGTGGACTGATTTGATATTATCATTTAGGGAAACCTGAAATGTAAAGGTCATATGCTGTGTCCAGCGGTTTAGGATcatggagaaaaaagaaagaaatatagtTTCAATTTTTCTGCCATCAAAATAAAGCATAGATTACAGTCCTATCACATATACAACACACCTGCATGTGTTGATATGCTTTTGTGCTTCTTCTTGCTGAATGTGAAGGGGTCATGTCTGTGGCTGTTATAAGAAccactcaatattttttcaagataTGCAGTTATTAATTCCAATTTGACTCTATTCTGttctttcaagtattttttttccctgaattttattgttttatcttGCTGTTGTATGTAGAAAGGTGCGTTCAGTGTTGCAGCTAAAACCAAGGTGCCAGTTGTACCTATTACACTTAAGGGAACTGGGAAAATCATGCCTCCAGGAATGGAAAGTATCTTGAATTTAGGTTGTGTTAAAGTTGTTATTCATAAACCTATAGAAGGAAGTGATCCAGAAGTACTATGCAATGAGGCTAGAAAAACAATTTCAGATGAGCTTAATCGCCAATGACGGGATATCAACTGCAGCGAGTTCTGTTTGATTTCAATGGCCCATTACTTAATCCGAAACGTGGAGAAATGGGAAGGTATAAATTAAATATCCTTACTTCTTGTCTGATTTAATTGTTACCATCACCCAAGGCACTGCTTTGAATTAAGGGTGCCGCTTCTTTCCTACAGACTAATGCCAAACACTGTCATCTTATCGAGTTGGAACTGATTGTGCCTGTTATAGTTCCTAGCTGTGCCTGTCAGTTCaagcattttgagattttgctTTCAGAGCGGTCTGATACATATATGGAGCTCATAACGGGTGGCTTTTTTTCTGCTGTATCAATTCAAGCATTTTGAGGTGGTTTTCAGAGATATCagataaattaattgagtttgtAACAGCTTTTATGTTGGGAATGATCATTCAAAAGAAATGCAGATACATGTAAATTTAGAATCGTGTTTGGTTGCCATCTTTACTCCTTGTTGATGATTCAATTCTGGGACCTATTGCagataaatatttggaaagctaGCCCAAAATTATCGACCATTATATTTGTGTTGGTCATTGTGAATACAAGCTGTGCCTGCAAAGATATACAAATGGACAGCTGGAGATGTGGGGCTCAGGTGCCCTGTACCCACCAGATAAACACAGTCCAATAAATATCGATCatgaaatcaagaaaattaaatagatataattattgaataatattagatacagttaaGAGTTGCGTAAGTATTgcgtattttttttcaaaaagggTAGGatctactaataaaaaatttatttttttatacagatctcatatttattttttgattgatgtttatatacatgtatatatatgcattttaaatttatataaatgtaataaatcTCAATAATAAGTGATGCGTTTATACACCAacttataacatatttatatatatatatatatattattattttttatgtcggAGAATCTCTCCAGGGCAGGGCCTTTCAGATCCACTCCTGCAGAGTAAATTCTAGTTCTGTGCACCGCATCTTCGGAAGTTTTCTTatacggaactggttaaattgtTGGCTATTCACTGGGAAGTGTGGTCCTAAAAGATTGTTTATACTTATTAGGTGTTGACCTTGAAAGGAGAAACTCCAAGATCAAGGTCTTCACCACTTGGGTCAATTATTTGAACTTTGAAGGGAGTGATATtccaaaataaagaattatttgcaatatattagctaagaaaaaatatattcatctcaactctcatcattctcttatcatctcatgatgtggtattaaatgataagttcacaattaaaatataataaataatttctaatcacctAATGCTACATCATAAGATAATGAAAGTTAAGATGATGAGTATCATTACTCATTAGCTAATATTACAAGCTTTTATATATGTAATGTCTTTTGTACACCCTTGAAATTAATCGAAATTTTATTCTCGAGCACCtgataccaataaaaaaaaaatatgattttttgcaACACTTTGAGAAATCAACAAGCTAAGCTTTCTTTAATGAATAGTGCCAACTTATTGCCTTTTTAAGAGGATAACACTTTGACATCTCGGTTTCCCGCGCACAAAAGCTGTGGAAGAAAAGATCATCTTCGTTCAAAACTTCTTAAAAAAGTGCTCcttttttcagttattttgttACGGAAGTTTATATAAAAAGTGATCTTTTGTGTCCGTTTTAACGGTCTGATCAAAACTTCCTTGGTCATCCTTTAAAGCTTTAATCATTTAGATATCATTttgatttgaagatgagttataaatagtagtgagatgaattatgaatagtaataagatttatgagttaaaattgataaataataatgaatagtagtgagatgagttaaaatgagttgagataatttgcAAATACAAACCGGACcttagagaaatgatttatataaactctaaatagacaagtcacatacaaattttttaaaaaagtgaatcccaccttaaaaaagtataaaaaaaacttttatttataagtagaactcattgttttacaaaaaaattatataagacttgtctatttaaaacttatatctaCCATTACTCAATCATTTAACTCGATTTTTCATGTTTTAGTAATTCTGCAGTAACGCTGGATATAAGTTTAAGATTTGCAATTCGTGTAcagatcttttaaaaaaaacaaagagaccCCTACAgaaaaagtggattttttttgggatgaagtatattttcttttttcaaaaaatctaacattactctttttaaaacaatctatttctttattttaaaaagagaaatattttaaatacaaagagatcttacaaaataaatttaaaagttgacgTGATTCGATgtggtatgttagattataaagtagatttaatgtatcatataacgtTATATctgtttatgaatttattttggtggaatCTCTTTGTGAATGCACTTCTTTTAAAAGTcggcatattttttttagatttttcttaatatgtcctaaaattttcaaacgaaaaaaatatatattttatcatttttatgttatcaataaataattatttgatatttttgaagcgcagatatatatatatatatatatatatatatttctatcatcttattatataatgtaatcttaatttaaaattagtacatataaaaataaattttaattacacaatatatattaccttagagcattaacattggCATAATCAAAAGTCAATACATCTTTCATCAAAAGTCAATGcctcttcaaaatttaaagaaatatagataaaatcatCTACATCGACTTCATCAAAATGTAAAAGTTTGAACTTTAAACTATATTGATTTTaagtacatcttcaaatttgaagatgtaatgtttatcatcaaaggtaatattttattataaaaattaaaatcaacttcTTTCATGCGTAAACAATTTATAGTGAtataatagtttattttttaaataataactcAATTAAATTCGTATTGGGTTAAAACTATATGATTATAgctacaataatttttattttttataataatataatattatattattagctaaaaaATTTGATACTTTTATCTAATTTCAAACCAGCAAAAAAGTTACTGATGTTATCTGGGATGCCttctgtttaattttttattaataattgttgGACTTTCTTCGGATAGTGTAAttgttaaaattattattattaaaaaaataatattatattattattttaatgaatctaatatgagattatgaataaagaggttttgaaattataaaaagtatgtattttttattaaattttgaaaataacttTGATGAAGTCAATATAATAcgttgaaaatattattttcatccTTATTTccaaaatatctaataattttttctagtttaaagtatgtttcaACGAAATAATTATCATTAATATGAACAAGACAATTTTTAAGGTAGTAATTTCCCACTTCTATAGAAGATCCTTTGACTCCGTCTCggttgctttcttttctttcaatattATTCGCTTacaaatatctctctctctctccatccaacttttgttttttcttttcccatttcAGAAGATGAGCTAAATAAGCTCGAGAGATTCACAGTACGCCTCTTTAATCCCTCTCTCCGTCTCTCGCTTTTCCATCCGATTTCAGTTGCtatcatatatacatatgtgtatatgtttttacttctatatatagtttttcaaaatggaattttgcatcggattttaagtttttagtGTAACTTTATTGGGTGAGTGTTAGAAGTAGATTAGTTTTTGGAGCTGTTTTGGGAATCTGGAGGTTTGGAGAAGTATAGTCGCAATCTTAAAGACGATTTTTTTTGGCCATAATCACTCTTGTTCATgcccttttcctttttattctaGATGTAATTATTGAAATCCAGTGGTCAACGTAGTGCCAATAATTGGATATGCTTTTAAGAATTGCAAAGCTAAAGGAATCGGCTTTTGTAGGTATATGATTGAGGTTTATTGCATTTGAGTGGCCCTATTTGAATGTGttggaaatgattttgtaaaagttgaggcttttaatttgatatgattttgctTTGACTTcaagataatttgttttgtataGAAAAACATGTGAACGTGTTAATTGGACTATCTGGTTTCAATGCTTGATAACTTTGGCTttggaaaatggagaaaatagatatttttttcttttattagatAGCTAACTGACTTTAGTTCCAACACTcgtaatgtataataattaaaatcgTGATTTATCTAACTGGATGCTTTTATTCGCTGTGGCAATCTATCAAACACATAGGTTGGGCGAACTTTTGAAACACTATTATATAAAAGTCCTTGAAGTTGTGATCTCCTTATGCTGcatctcttatttcttccactatAGATGCAAGGCATTTGTGTCAACTCGTTAGCTTAATTAGCTTGAAAGTTTTAGGTTACCAAGAGGTACAGAAGTCTTGAGTTTGTGGTTGGAAATTAAAGAGTTTCTAGTGTCATATTTCTCTGGCTGCTTGGTCTTAAACTTGTTGTACAGCCCAAGCTTTTAGGTGGATTTGAATAATTTGATCAGCTGATCAGTTTGCATTTTAATATGAATTATTTCATTGTTTGCAGGTTTTTTAATGTTGTAAGGAATGTTGGATTGTGGTTATTAGGTCAAAATACATGGGTGGCCAGCGCGAGAAGTTTGTTAGGTACCAAATTAGTTCTTCGCGCAATTATTGCTGTAAATTTATGAAACAGAAGAAAGTTGGTCTGTTtatatattgagaaatgatGTGTACTTATAAAAGagagtatgttttatttttaccGGGTTTTTATATCGTCTGAAAATATCTTTTTGGAAAGTGTATAAAATGACCATGCGAGTTAGCTATCACATGTTGGTACATATGCAAGCTTTACTTTATGAAATTGCTGGGTATGAGATCTCTTTGCCAgttatttctgttttttatgGCCATAATATGCATAAATTGCGATAGTAGAGTTAAAACTTTTTTAGAACAGAAGTTGTTTTCAATCACTTTTAACTCGTAGCTGTTTTTACATAGGTAAGTTAAATCttcccatttttttaaaaaactatgtAAAGTTTTATCCAAAGTTCTTGTGGTTCATGGGATGATGGGAAGGCTTTGAGTTTTGTTTGAAACttccaaatttattttcaattcaatcattttttatctgTATATTGCTTTCATTTATTGACCAAGGCCAGTTTCAATTCCATTATACAACTTTTGATACTCGCCTTCACTgttgtagatatttttttgtaagGTAAATTTTAATCAAAGCGCAAAGGAGCACAATCCAAGTACACTGGAATTATACAATAGGTTGTAGATAtacttaatagtaataaaaggagaaaaaaaaacttagatgTTGCTTAAGTCATACAATGGATTGTGATCGTGTAAAAAACCAGGGTTATTGTATCCCTACTCGAACCTCTCCcattatttattgaaaatcaCTCATGGTTAGAGAATGCTACAAGAGTTAAAATACCTTTATGCTCCCATCTTCTTATGATTAGCCAAACGCCCTCAACAACACTCTCTTCTAATGTTCTACAAATCTTTTGAATGCTTGTTCTTCTTGCTTGTCTTGGCTGGGTGTATCTCCTTTGCATACTTCCTGTGAATTT encodes the following:
- the LOC121242448 gene encoding 1-acyl-sn-glycerol-3-phosphate acyltransferase LPAT1, chloroplastic-like, which encodes MKKRKWNLAAQSSYLCLPRKHVVASWHYFEQKEELNRPYSGNILHNRNRLSVCGVVRSQLTGTGNSDAGYPLSDLKLGSKVRGICFYAVTAFHAIFLFVLMLLAHPFVLLFDRHRRRFHHFIAKTWATLTVAPFVKIKYEGLENLPPPDIPAVYVSNHQSFLDIYTLLTIGGSFKFISKTSIFLYPIIGWAMFLMGAIPLKRMDSRSQLECLKRCMNLTVKGASVFFFPEGTRSKDGKLGAFKKGAFSVAAKTKVPVVPITLKGTGKIMPPGMESILNLGCVKVVIHKPIEGSDPEVLCNEARKTISDELNRQ